A portion of the Paenibacillus hamazuiensis genome contains these proteins:
- a CDS encoding tripartite tricarboxylate transporter substrate binding protein: MKKKGFVSLLAVALLTVTMLSGCAAPAAKGSAGNAAAAKKEDPKYPTKPIDYVVSFGAGGGNDIIARAVAEYLSKEWGQPINVVNKAGAGGAIGVNEALKHSKPDGYTVLGTSVTNTSTLLAGTVTLPFTIADFQFVSKVVEDPLAFIVKEDAPWKDFKEFSDWAKNNTDQLTYATPGPSGIATFAISEWLDLIGADFSKARMITTVGASESMPKIAGGHITVGVLSVSEAATMVKAGKAKMLAVVSGKRSQYFPDVPTADESGIKMTVKWWTGVAVPVGTPDSIVKKWDEAIAKMSKDPAFLEKLKSINAESSYLSTAEVTKMVKEETEKYVEVATKKGLRK, from the coding sequence ATGAAAAAAAAGGGATTCGTTAGCTTGCTGGCCGTGGCCTTGCTTACAGTCACGATGTTATCCGGCTGCGCTGCACCTGCGGCTAAAGGTTCTGCCGGCAATGCCGCTGCGGCAAAAAAAGAAGATCCGAAATACCCGACGAAACCGATCGACTATGTTGTAAGTTTTGGTGCGGGAGGCGGCAACGATATCATCGCAAGGGCTGTGGCGGAGTATTTGTCCAAGGAATGGGGGCAGCCGATCAACGTAGTCAATAAGGCGGGAGCCGGCGGCGCCATCGGTGTCAATGAAGCTCTGAAGCATTCCAAGCCCGACGGATATACGGTATTGGGGACAAGCGTTACGAACACCTCCACTCTGCTCGCCGGAACCGTTACCTTGCCTTTCACCATTGCGGACTTTCAATTTGTTTCAAAGGTCGTGGAGGACCCTCTTGCTTTTATAGTGAAGGAAGATGCGCCTTGGAAAGACTTCAAGGAGTTTTCGGACTGGGCCAAAAACAATACGGATCAGTTGACATATGCAACCCCCGGCCCGAGCGGAATAGCGACCTTCGCCATTTCGGAATGGCTGGACCTCATCGGAGCGGATTTCTCCAAAGCACGTATGATTACAACGGTAGGGGCTTCCGAAAGCATGCCCAAAATCGCCGGGGGCCATATTACGGTCGGCGTCCTTTCCGTCAGCGAGGCGGCTACTATGGTAAAGGCGGGCAAAGCGAAAATGCTGGCTGTCGTATCAGGGAAAAGGAGCCAATATTTCCCCGATGTTCCGACTGCCGACGAATCGGGAATTAAAATGACCGTGAAATGGTGGACCGGGGTAGCCGTTCCGGTGGGCACACCCGATAGTATAGTGAAAAAGTGGGATGAAGCGATTGCCAAAATGTCAAAGGATCCGGCTTTTCTGGAGAAACTTAAATCCATCAATGCGGAATCGTCTTACTTAAGCACAGCCGAAGTGACCAAGATGGTAAAGGAAGAAACAGAGAAGTATGTGGAAGTGGCTACCAAGAAAGGGTTGAGAAAATAA
- a CDS encoding tripartite tricarboxylate transporter permease, with product MLFNGFLDALTPLNLAMAVMGALVGTFVGMLPGLGPTSAIAILLPLTTVLGPVQGVIMLAGIYYGSMYGGSTTAILLNIPGEVSSVPTCLDGYPLAKQGRGGPALGIAAIGSFVAGTMGVIGLVFFAPLLADQALKFGPPEYFALMVLAVTVIVNLAGNSIVKGLIMGLIGYLLSMVGLGPVGGQMRFTFGVDALSAGIDMVSVVIGLFALTEVLKGMEEKQTAISSGSIGSVYPTKDDLRKSSKAMVRGGLVGFLLGLLPGCSPAVTTFMAYDLEKKLSKHPETFGHGAVEGVAAPESANNATSSAGFIPLFALGIPSSPALAILLAGLMIYGLTPGPLLFEQNGGFVWTIIASMFIGNIMLLVLNLPLVGVWAKLTQIPYGIMAPAIFILSIIGAYTVRNSMFDVLVALIFGVLGYIFNKYRWPVVPLVLCFILGPMLERSFVQSLSMSAGDFSIFFTHPISLTLLILSGVLLIVSIALIKRTKQQIKAAVGTEVSIAE from the coding sequence ATGTTATTTAACGGCTTTTTGGATGCGCTTACGCCTCTCAATTTGGCCATGGCCGTGATGGGGGCTCTGGTCGGCACATTTGTCGGGATGCTGCCGGGGCTGGGACCGACCTCCGCCATTGCCATCCTGCTCCCGCTCACGACGGTACTCGGTCCGGTTCAAGGCGTGATTATGTTAGCCGGCATATATTACGGTTCCATGTATGGGGGCTCGACGACGGCGATTTTGTTAAATATTCCCGGTGAGGTTTCATCGGTGCCGACATGCTTGGACGGTTACCCGCTTGCCAAACAAGGAAGAGGAGGTCCCGCTCTCGGCATTGCAGCAATCGGATCTTTCGTCGCAGGGACGATGGGCGTGATCGGACTTGTATTTTTTGCTCCCCTGCTTGCCGATCAAGCATTGAAGTTCGGGCCGCCCGAATATTTCGCATTAATGGTGCTGGCGGTAACCGTTATCGTAAACTTGGCGGGGAATTCCATCGTCAAAGGATTGATCATGGGTCTTATCGGATATTTATTGTCCATGGTCGGACTGGGGCCGGTAGGCGGACAGATGCGGTTCACCTTTGGCGTGGATGCTCTGTCTGCCGGAATTGATATGGTTAGCGTCGTGATCGGTCTGTTTGCCCTTACCGAGGTACTGAAGGGAATGGAAGAAAAGCAAACGGCGATTTCATCGGGAAGTATTGGAAGCGTTTACCCGACGAAGGACGATTTGCGGAAAAGCTCCAAAGCCATGGTCCGGGGAGGGCTCGTCGGCTTTCTGTTAGGTTTGCTGCCGGGCTGCTCGCCGGCGGTTACCACTTTTATGGCCTACGACCTGGAGAAGAAACTGTCCAAGCACCCCGAAACTTTCGGACACGGAGCGGTGGAAGGGGTAGCGGCGCCGGAATCGGCGAATAATGCGACCAGCTCCGCCGGGTTTATCCCACTCTTTGCACTCGGTATCCCCAGTTCTCCGGCACTAGCCATTTTGCTTGCCGGTCTGATGATTTACGGACTGACCCCTGGGCCGCTCCTTTTTGAGCAAAACGGCGGTTTTGTATGGACCATTATTGCAAGCATGTTCATCGGCAATATAATGCTGCTCGTTTTGAACCTGCCTTTGGTCGGCGTGTGGGCGAAGCTGACGCAAATTCCTTACGGCATCATGGCTCCGGCCATTTTTATCCTCAGTATTATCGGAGCCTACACGGTAAGAAACAGCATGTTCGATGTGCTGGTGGCTTTAATTTTCGGGGTGCTGGGCTACATTTTCAATAAATATCGCTGGCCGGTTGTGCCTCTTGTATTGTGTTTTATTTTGGGCCCGATGCTGGAAAGGTCGTTCGTCCAGTCTTTGTCCATGTCGGCCGGCGACTTTTCGATTTTCTTCACGCATCCGATTTCGCTGACGCTGCTTATTCTTTCCGGTGTTCTGCTGATCGTTTCCATTGCGCTGATTAAACGTACGAAGCAGCAAATCAAGGCAGCCGTTGGTACGGAAGTCAGCATTGCCGAATAG
- a CDS encoding tripartite tricarboxylate transporter TctB family protein — protein MRADRVGGIISLIFGAVSLAEAVRLYPAKISMFVGDHTLPGVIGVSLIILGIVMAVGKGTKFEVVFPERNTIVKMLLVFGLLFAYWFSLQYLGYNISTFIASACLFRMMGSYNYTKCTVYSACLTAALYLIFIYWLEMPFPTGIFDI, from the coding sequence ATGCGAGCTGACCGGGTTGGGGGAATCATCAGTTTGATCTTCGGCGCTGTCTCGCTGGCGGAAGCGGTGCGTTTATATCCCGCAAAAATCAGCATGTTCGTCGGAGATCATACGCTGCCGGGAGTAATAGGTGTGTCTCTGATTATACTCGGAATCGTCATGGCCGTTGGAAAAGGTACAAAATTCGAGGTCGTTTTTCCTGAACGTAATACAATCGTAAAAATGCTTCTTGTTTTCGGACTTTTGTTTGCTTACTGGTTCAGCCTTCAATATTTGGGGTACAACATCAGCACTTTTATTGCATCCGCCTGCTTGTTCAGGATGATGGGCTCGTACAATTATACGAAATGCACGGTTTACTCCGCATGTTTGACAGCGGCTTTATATTTGATTTTTATCTATTGGTTGGAAATGCCGTTTCCAACCGGGATATTTGATATATAA